Proteins found in one Canis aureus isolate CA01 chromosome 19, VMU_Caureus_v.1.0, whole genome shotgun sequence genomic segment:
- the UBA7 gene encoding ubiquitin-like modifier-activating enzyme 7 isoform X3, with product MDVLETSKLVDEELYSRQLYVLDMPAMQRIREAKVLLSGLQGLGAEVAKNLVLMGVGSLTLHDPHPTCWSDLAAQFFLSEQDLETSRAEASRELVAKLNKGVQVSVHTGDITEELLLGFQVVVLTTSKLEEQLKVGTLCHELGICFLVADTRGLVGQLFCDFGEDFTVQDPTEAEPLTAAIQHISQGSPGILTLRKETDDHYFCDGDLVTFSGIEGMVELNGCDPRPIRVQEDGTLEIGNTATFSRYLRGGAVTEVKRPKTVSHKPLAVALLQPRIVAQSPQEVHRAQCLHQAFRALHQFQHLHGRLPKPWDPSSTPQVDAEMVVGLARSLEPLKGTKGEPLDEALVQTVALSSAGGLSPMAATMGAVAAQEVLKAISRKFMPLDQWLYFDALDCLPEDGEPLPKPEDCAPRGCRYDGQIAVFGAGFQEKLSWQHYLLVGAGAIGCELLKSFALVGLGAGPSGGVTVADMDHVEHSNLSRQFLFTTQDIGRLKAEVAAEATHRLNSDLQVTPLTMLLDPTTEHIFGDNFFSRVDGVAAALDSFQARKYVAARCTHYLKPLLEAGTQGTMGHASVFMPHVTEAYRAPTSTLASEEATYPVCTLRYFPSRVEHTVQWARNKFEGLFCLSAETINHNQQVLTSLAETDGPQVLTLLQEVLGILRERPQTWQDCVLWALGHWQLCFCYSIMQLLNHFPPDKVLEDGTLFWSGPKQCPQPLEFDANQDTHLLYVLAAANLYAQMHGLPGSRDQTALRGLLKLLPLPVPQHLAPNSPNDLKLAPASAEYGPEQLKKLQEVLEVWSGSPPLKPLKFEKDNDSNFHMDFVAAAASLRAQNYGILPANRSQSKRIVGKIIPAIATTTAAVAGLVGLELYKVVGRPRPLSAFRHCFLHLAENRFNRWVPFAPAIQKSSSSSRKGAISCW from the exons ATGGATGTCCTGGAGACCTCCAAGTTGGTGGATGAGGAGCTATATTCACGGCAACT GTATGTACTGGACATGCCGGCCATGCAGAGAATTCGGGAAGCCAAAGTCCTGCTCTCAGGcctccagggcctgggggctgAGGTGGCCAAAAACTTGGTCCTGATGGGTGTGGGCAGTCTCACTCTGCACGATCCCCACCCCACCTGTTGGTCTGACCTGGCTGCCCAG TTTTTCCTCTCAGAGCAGGACTTGGAAACAAGCAGGGCTGAGGCATCTCGAGAACTTGTGGCTAAGCTCAACAAAGGCGTCCAGGTGTCAGTCCACACAGGTGACATCACGGAGGAGCTGCTGCTGGGCTTCCAg GTGGTGGTGCTAACTACCTCGAAGCTGGAGGAGCAGTTGAAGGTGGGCACTTTATGCCATGAGCTCGGAATCTGCTTCCTGGTGGCCGACACCCGGGGCCTGGTGGG GCAGTTATTCTGTGACTTTGGTGAGGACTTCACCGTGCAAGACCCTACAGAGGCAGAACCTCTGACAGCTGCCATCCAGCATATCTCCCAG GGCTCCCCTGGAATTCTCACTCTGAGAAAAGAGACTGATGACCACTACTTCTGCGATGGGGATTTGGTGACTTTCTCAGGCATTGAGGGCATGGTTGAACTCAATGGCTGCGATCCTCGGCCTATCCGCGTGCAGG AGGATGGAACCTTGGAGATTGGGAACACGGCAACTTTCTCCCGTTACTTGCGAGGTGGGGCTGTCACTGAGGTCAAGAGACCCAAGACTGTGAGCCAT AAGCCCTTGGCTGTAGCCCTGCTCCAGCCCCGTATTGTGGCCCAGAGTCCCCAGGAAGTTCATCGTGCCCAGTGCCTCCACCAGGCCTTCCGTGCACTGCACCAGTTCCAGCACCTCCATGGCCGCCTGCCCAAGCCTTGGGATCCT AGTTCTACCCCCCAGGTTGATGCAGAGATGGTGGTGGGCCTGGCCCGGTCCCTGGAACCACTGAAGGGGACAAAAGGAGAGCCGCTGGATGAGGCTCTAGTGCAAACAGTCGCCCTGAGTAGTGCTGGTGGCTTGAGCCCCATGGCAGCCACAATGGGTGCAGTGGCTGCCCAGGAGGTGCTGAAG GCAATTTCCAGGAAGTTCATGCCCCTGGACCAGTGGCTGTACTTTGATGCCCTCGACTGCCTTCCAGAAGATGGCGAACCCCTTCCCAAACCAGAGGACTGTGCCCCG AGAGGTTGCCGCTATGATGGGCAAATTGCAGTGTTTGGGGCTGGTTTTCAGGAGAAGCTGAGCTGGCAGCACTACCTCCTG GTGGGTGCTGGTGCTATCGGCTGTGAGCTGCTCAAAAGTTTTGCCCTagtgggcctgggggctgggcccAGCGGGGGCGTGACTGTTGCCGACATGGACCACGTAGAGCACTCCAATCTCAGCCGTCAGTTCCTCTTCACAACCCAGGACATTGGT aggctgaaggcagaggtaGCTGCAGAGGCCACTCACCGCCTGAACTCAGACTTGCAGGTGACCCCACTCACCATGTTGCTGGATCCCACTACAGAGCATATCTTTGGGGACAACTTCTTCTCCCGTGTGGATGGCGTGGCTGCTGCCCTGGACAGTTTCCAGGCCC GGAAGTATGTGGCTGCTCGCTGTACCCACTATCTGAAGCCACTGCTGGAGGCTGGGACGCAGGGCACCATGGGCCATGCTTCAGTGTTCATGCCTCATGTGACTGAGGCCTACAGAGCCCCTACGTCGACTTTAGCTTCCGAAGAAGCTACCTACCCTGTCTGCACCCTGAGATACTTCCCCAGCAGAGTAGAACACACCGTGCAG TGGGCCCGGAACAAGTTTGAGGGGCTCTTCTGTCTGTCTGCTGAGACCATCAACCACAACCAGCA GGTGCTTACTTCTCTGGCAGAAACAGATGGGCCCCAGGTGCTGACTCTGCTGCAGGAGGTGCTGGGCATCCTGAGAGAGCGTCCACAGACCTGGCAAGACTGTGTGCTGTGGGCCCTTGGCCACTGGCAACTATGCTTCTGTTATAGCATTATGCAGCTGCTGAACCATTTCCCACCTGATAAA GTGCTGGAGGATGGAACTCTTTTCTGGTCAGGTCCCAAACAGTGTCCCCAGCCCTTGGAGTTTGATGCCAACCAA GACACACACCTCCTCTATGTGCTGGCAGCTGCTAACCTGTATGCCCAGATGCATGGGCTTCCTGGCTCACGGGACCAAACGGCACTCAGGGGACTACTGAAATTGCTGCCATTGCCTGTGCCCCAGCACTTGGCCCCCAATTCTCCTAATGACCTGAAGCTAGCTCCAGCTTCTGCTGAATATG GCCCTGAGCAATTAAAGAAACTGCAAGAAGTCCTAGAAGTCTGGAGCGGGAGCCCTCCCCTAAAGCCCCTGAAGTTTGAGAAG GACAATGATAGCAACTTCCATATGGACTTTGTGGCAGCAGCAGCAAGCCTGCGAGCTCAGAACTATGGGATCCTCCCTGCCAACCGCTCCCAG AGCAAGCGAATTGTGGGCAAGATTATCCCAGCCATTGCCACCACTACAGCAGCTGTGGCTGGCCTGGTGGGCCTAGAGCTATACAAGGTGGTGGGCAGGCCCCGGCCCCTCAGTGCCTTTCGCCACTGCTTCCTGCATCTGGCTGAAAACCGCTTCAACCGCTGGGTACCTTTTGCCCCAGCCATCCAGAAG TCCAGCTCCTCCTCTAGGAAAGGGGCCATCAGCTGCTGGTAA
- the UBA7 gene encoding ubiquitin-like modifier-activating enzyme 7 isoform X1 produces the protein MDVLETSKLVDEELYSRQLYVLDMPAMQRIREAKVLLSGLQGLGAEVAKNLVLMGVGSLTLHDPHPTCWSDLAAQFFLSEQDLETSRAEASRELVAKLNKGVQVSVHTGDITEELLLGFQVVVLTTSKLEEQLKVGTLCHELGICFLVADTRGLVGQLFCDFGEDFTVQDPTEAEPLTAAIQHISQGSPGILTLRKETDDHYFCDGDLVTFSGIEGMVELNGCDPRPIRVQEDGTLEIGNTATFSRYLRGGAVTEVKRPKTVSHKPLAVALLQPRIVAQSPQEVHRAQCLHQAFRALHQFQHLHGRLPKPWDPSSTPQVDAEMVVGLARSLEPLKGTKGEPLDEALVQTVALSSAGGLSPMAATMGAVAAQEVLKAISRKFMPLDQWLYFDALDCLPEDGEPLPKPEDCAPRGCRYDGQIAVFGAGFQEKLSWQHYLLVGAGAIGCELLKSFALVGLGAGPSGGVTVADMDHVEHSNLSRQFLFTTQDIGRLKAEVAAEATHRLNSDLQVTPLTMLLDPTTEHIFGDNFFSRVDGVAAALDSFQARKYVAARCTHYLKPLLEAGTQGTMGHASVFMPHVTEAYRAPTSTLASEEATYPVCTLRYFPSRVEHTVQWARNKFEGLFCLSAETINHNQQVLTSLAETDGPQVLTLLQEVLGILRERPQTWQDCVLWALGHWQLCFCYSIMQLLNHFPPDKVLEDGTLFWSGPKQCPQPLEFDANQDTHLLYVLAAANLYAQMHGLPGSRDQTALRGLLKLLPLPVPQHLAPNSPNDLKLAPASAEYGPEQLKKLQEVLEVWSGSPPLKPLKFEKDNDSNFHMDFVAAAASLRAQNYGILPANRSQSKRIVGKIIPAIATTTAAVAGLVGLELYKVVGRPRPLSAFRHCFLHLAENRFNRWVPFAPAIQKFHHLTWTCWDRLKVPAGQPERTLKLLLAHLQEQFGLRVKMLLHGRSLLYSAGWPPEKQAQRLALRVTELVQQVTGWIPKPGQRVLVLELSCEGEDEDTTFPPLHYEL, from the exons ATGGATGTCCTGGAGACCTCCAAGTTGGTGGATGAGGAGCTATATTCACGGCAACT GTATGTACTGGACATGCCGGCCATGCAGAGAATTCGGGAAGCCAAAGTCCTGCTCTCAGGcctccagggcctgggggctgAGGTGGCCAAAAACTTGGTCCTGATGGGTGTGGGCAGTCTCACTCTGCACGATCCCCACCCCACCTGTTGGTCTGACCTGGCTGCCCAG TTTTTCCTCTCAGAGCAGGACTTGGAAACAAGCAGGGCTGAGGCATCTCGAGAACTTGTGGCTAAGCTCAACAAAGGCGTCCAGGTGTCAGTCCACACAGGTGACATCACGGAGGAGCTGCTGCTGGGCTTCCAg GTGGTGGTGCTAACTACCTCGAAGCTGGAGGAGCAGTTGAAGGTGGGCACTTTATGCCATGAGCTCGGAATCTGCTTCCTGGTGGCCGACACCCGGGGCCTGGTGGG GCAGTTATTCTGTGACTTTGGTGAGGACTTCACCGTGCAAGACCCTACAGAGGCAGAACCTCTGACAGCTGCCATCCAGCATATCTCCCAG GGCTCCCCTGGAATTCTCACTCTGAGAAAAGAGACTGATGACCACTACTTCTGCGATGGGGATTTGGTGACTTTCTCAGGCATTGAGGGCATGGTTGAACTCAATGGCTGCGATCCTCGGCCTATCCGCGTGCAGG AGGATGGAACCTTGGAGATTGGGAACACGGCAACTTTCTCCCGTTACTTGCGAGGTGGGGCTGTCACTGAGGTCAAGAGACCCAAGACTGTGAGCCAT AAGCCCTTGGCTGTAGCCCTGCTCCAGCCCCGTATTGTGGCCCAGAGTCCCCAGGAAGTTCATCGTGCCCAGTGCCTCCACCAGGCCTTCCGTGCACTGCACCAGTTCCAGCACCTCCATGGCCGCCTGCCCAAGCCTTGGGATCCT AGTTCTACCCCCCAGGTTGATGCAGAGATGGTGGTGGGCCTGGCCCGGTCCCTGGAACCACTGAAGGGGACAAAAGGAGAGCCGCTGGATGAGGCTCTAGTGCAAACAGTCGCCCTGAGTAGTGCTGGTGGCTTGAGCCCCATGGCAGCCACAATGGGTGCAGTGGCTGCCCAGGAGGTGCTGAAG GCAATTTCCAGGAAGTTCATGCCCCTGGACCAGTGGCTGTACTTTGATGCCCTCGACTGCCTTCCAGAAGATGGCGAACCCCTTCCCAAACCAGAGGACTGTGCCCCG AGAGGTTGCCGCTATGATGGGCAAATTGCAGTGTTTGGGGCTGGTTTTCAGGAGAAGCTGAGCTGGCAGCACTACCTCCTG GTGGGTGCTGGTGCTATCGGCTGTGAGCTGCTCAAAAGTTTTGCCCTagtgggcctgggggctgggcccAGCGGGGGCGTGACTGTTGCCGACATGGACCACGTAGAGCACTCCAATCTCAGCCGTCAGTTCCTCTTCACAACCCAGGACATTGGT aggctgaaggcagaggtaGCTGCAGAGGCCACTCACCGCCTGAACTCAGACTTGCAGGTGACCCCACTCACCATGTTGCTGGATCCCACTACAGAGCATATCTTTGGGGACAACTTCTTCTCCCGTGTGGATGGCGTGGCTGCTGCCCTGGACAGTTTCCAGGCCC GGAAGTATGTGGCTGCTCGCTGTACCCACTATCTGAAGCCACTGCTGGAGGCTGGGACGCAGGGCACCATGGGCCATGCTTCAGTGTTCATGCCTCATGTGACTGAGGCCTACAGAGCCCCTACGTCGACTTTAGCTTCCGAAGAAGCTACCTACCCTGTCTGCACCCTGAGATACTTCCCCAGCAGAGTAGAACACACCGTGCAG TGGGCCCGGAACAAGTTTGAGGGGCTCTTCTGTCTGTCTGCTGAGACCATCAACCACAACCAGCA GGTGCTTACTTCTCTGGCAGAAACAGATGGGCCCCAGGTGCTGACTCTGCTGCAGGAGGTGCTGGGCATCCTGAGAGAGCGTCCACAGACCTGGCAAGACTGTGTGCTGTGGGCCCTTGGCCACTGGCAACTATGCTTCTGTTATAGCATTATGCAGCTGCTGAACCATTTCCCACCTGATAAA GTGCTGGAGGATGGAACTCTTTTCTGGTCAGGTCCCAAACAGTGTCCCCAGCCCTTGGAGTTTGATGCCAACCAA GACACACACCTCCTCTATGTGCTGGCAGCTGCTAACCTGTATGCCCAGATGCATGGGCTTCCTGGCTCACGGGACCAAACGGCACTCAGGGGACTACTGAAATTGCTGCCATTGCCTGTGCCCCAGCACTTGGCCCCCAATTCTCCTAATGACCTGAAGCTAGCTCCAGCTTCTGCTGAATATG GCCCTGAGCAATTAAAGAAACTGCAAGAAGTCCTAGAAGTCTGGAGCGGGAGCCCTCCCCTAAAGCCCCTGAAGTTTGAGAAG GACAATGATAGCAACTTCCATATGGACTTTGTGGCAGCAGCAGCAAGCCTGCGAGCTCAGAACTATGGGATCCTCCCTGCCAACCGCTCCCAG AGCAAGCGAATTGTGGGCAAGATTATCCCAGCCATTGCCACCACTACAGCAGCTGTGGCTGGCCTGGTGGGCCTAGAGCTATACAAGGTGGTGGGCAGGCCCCGGCCCCTCAGTGCCTTTCGCCACTGCTTCCTGCATCTGGCTGAAAACCGCTTCAACCGCTGGGTACCTTTTGCCCCAGCCATCCAGAAG ttcCATCACCTGACATGGACCTGTTGGGACCGTCTGAAGGTGCCTGCTGGGCAGCCAGAGAGGACCCTGAAATTATTGCTGGCCCATCTCCAG GAACAATTTGGGCTGAGGGTGAAGATGCTGCTGCATGGGAGGTCCCTGCTCTACTCAGCAGGATGGCCGCCTGAAAAGCAGGCGCAGCGCCTAGCCCTCAG GGTGACGGAATTGGTACAGCAGGTGACAGGCTGGATACCTAAGCCAGGGCAGCGGGTACTGGTGCTGGAGCTCAGCTGTGAGGGTGAAGATGAGGATACTACCTTCCCTCCCCTGCACTATGAGCTGTGA
- the INKA1 gene encoding PAK4-inhibitor INKA1 isoform X1, with the protein MHSARLDSFLGQLRWELLCGRDTGSPPMSGPLPTPPKPGPCVPLSHRLRASDALEENSVCCVEEEEEGVVIGDKGVVLRSPREHALDWDSGFSEVSGSTWREEELPILQHPSPPAWPPHRQRLSASGIPLPSRAPAASAPPAHRPRPKSTPDACLEHWQGLEAEDWTAALLNRGRSRQPLVLGDNCFADLVHNWMELPEAAGEGDNGGGPRARARPPQFLLGLSEQLRRQLARARRAAMAGKRLSCPPRPEPELPADVSRFAALMSCRSRQPIICNDVSYL; encoded by the exons ATGCACAGCGCTCGGCTTGACAGCTTCCTGGGCCAGCTCCGCTGGGAACTG CTGTGTGGCCGGGACACAGGCTCACCTCCCATGTCTGGGCCCCTTCCAACACCCCCCAAACCTGGCCCATGTGTTCCGCTCAGCCACCGGCTCAGGGCTTCAGATGCCTTGGAAGAGAATTCAGTCTGCTgtgtagaagaggaggaggaaggtgtaGTCATAGGAGACAAGGGTGTTGTCTTGAGGAGCCCCAGGGAACATGCCCTGGACTGGGACTCTGGCTTCTCTGAAGTGTCAGGCAGCACATGGAGAGAGGAAGAATTGCCTATACTCCAGCACCCATCACCCCCAGCATGGCCCCCACATAGACAACGCCTCTCAGCCAGTGGCATTCCCCTGCCCAGCAGAGCCCCTGCGGCCAGTGCACCACCTGCCCACCGGCCACGTCCCAAGTCTACCCCAGATGCCTGCCTGGAGCATTGGCAGGGGCTGGAAGCTGAGGACTGGACAGCAGCCCTGCTGAACAGAGGTCGCAGTCGCCAGCCCCTGGTGCTGGGGGACAACTGCTTTGCTGACTTGGTGCACAACTGGATGGAGCTGCCAGAGGCAGCGGGTGAGGGGGACAATGGTGGTGGGCCCCGTGCCCGTGCTCGTCCCCCTCAGTTCTTGCTTGGGCTCTCTGAGCAGCTGCGGCGCCAGCTGGCCAGGGCACGCCGGGCGGCTATGGCGGGAAAGCGACTGTCGTGCCCACCTCGCCCGGAACCGGAACTGCCTGCAGATGTCTCACGCTTTGCAGCCCTCATGAGCTGCCGCAGCCGCCAACCTATCATCTGCAATGATGTCAGCTACCTCTGA
- the UBA7 gene encoding ubiquitin-like modifier-activating enzyme 7 isoform X2: MDVLETSKLVDEELYSRQLYVLDMPAMQRIREAKVLLSGLQGLGAEVAKNLVLMGVGSLTLHDPHPTCWSDLAAQFFLSEQDLETSRAEASRELVAKLNKGVQVSVHTGDITEELLLGFQVVVLTTSKLEEQLKVGTLCHELGICFLVADTRGLVGQLFCDFGEDFTVQDPTEAEPLTAAIQHISQGSPGILTLRKETDDHYFCDGDLVTFSGIEGMVELNGCDPRPIRVQEDGTLEIGNTATFSRYLRGGAVTEVKRPKTVSHKPLAVALLQPRIVAQSPQEVHRAQCLHQAFRALHQFQHLHGRLPKPWDPVDAEMVVGLARSLEPLKGTKGEPLDEALVQTVALSSAGGLSPMAATMGAVAAQEVLKAISRKFMPLDQWLYFDALDCLPEDGEPLPKPEDCAPRGCRYDGQIAVFGAGFQEKLSWQHYLLVGAGAIGCELLKSFALVGLGAGPSGGVTVADMDHVEHSNLSRQFLFTTQDIGRLKAEVAAEATHRLNSDLQVTPLTMLLDPTTEHIFGDNFFSRVDGVAAALDSFQARKYVAARCTHYLKPLLEAGTQGTMGHASVFMPHVTEAYRAPTSTLASEEATYPVCTLRYFPSRVEHTVQWARNKFEGLFCLSAETINHNQQVLTSLAETDGPQVLTLLQEVLGILRERPQTWQDCVLWALGHWQLCFCYSIMQLLNHFPPDKVLEDGTLFWSGPKQCPQPLEFDANQDTHLLYVLAAANLYAQMHGLPGSRDQTALRGLLKLLPLPVPQHLAPNSPNDLKLAPASAEYGPEQLKKLQEVLEVWSGSPPLKPLKFEKDNDSNFHMDFVAAAASLRAQNYGILPANRSQSKRIVGKIIPAIATTTAAVAGLVGLELYKVVGRPRPLSAFRHCFLHLAENRFNRWVPFAPAIQKFHHLTWTCWDRLKVPAGQPERTLKLLLAHLQEQFGLRVKMLLHGRSLLYSAGWPPEKQAQRLALRVTELVQQVTGWIPKPGQRVLVLELSCEGEDEDTTFPPLHYEL; the protein is encoded by the exons ATGGATGTCCTGGAGACCTCCAAGTTGGTGGATGAGGAGCTATATTCACGGCAACT GTATGTACTGGACATGCCGGCCATGCAGAGAATTCGGGAAGCCAAAGTCCTGCTCTCAGGcctccagggcctgggggctgAGGTGGCCAAAAACTTGGTCCTGATGGGTGTGGGCAGTCTCACTCTGCACGATCCCCACCCCACCTGTTGGTCTGACCTGGCTGCCCAG TTTTTCCTCTCAGAGCAGGACTTGGAAACAAGCAGGGCTGAGGCATCTCGAGAACTTGTGGCTAAGCTCAACAAAGGCGTCCAGGTGTCAGTCCACACAGGTGACATCACGGAGGAGCTGCTGCTGGGCTTCCAg GTGGTGGTGCTAACTACCTCGAAGCTGGAGGAGCAGTTGAAGGTGGGCACTTTATGCCATGAGCTCGGAATCTGCTTCCTGGTGGCCGACACCCGGGGCCTGGTGGG GCAGTTATTCTGTGACTTTGGTGAGGACTTCACCGTGCAAGACCCTACAGAGGCAGAACCTCTGACAGCTGCCATCCAGCATATCTCCCAG GGCTCCCCTGGAATTCTCACTCTGAGAAAAGAGACTGATGACCACTACTTCTGCGATGGGGATTTGGTGACTTTCTCAGGCATTGAGGGCATGGTTGAACTCAATGGCTGCGATCCTCGGCCTATCCGCGTGCAGG AGGATGGAACCTTGGAGATTGGGAACACGGCAACTTTCTCCCGTTACTTGCGAGGTGGGGCTGTCACTGAGGTCAAGAGACCCAAGACTGTGAGCCAT AAGCCCTTGGCTGTAGCCCTGCTCCAGCCCCGTATTGTGGCCCAGAGTCCCCAGGAAGTTCATCGTGCCCAGTGCCTCCACCAGGCCTTCCGTGCACTGCACCAGTTCCAGCACCTCCATGGCCGCCTGCCCAAGCCTTGGGATCCT GTTGATGCAGAGATGGTGGTGGGCCTGGCCCGGTCCCTGGAACCACTGAAGGGGACAAAAGGAGAGCCGCTGGATGAGGCTCTAGTGCAAACAGTCGCCCTGAGTAGTGCTGGTGGCTTGAGCCCCATGGCAGCCACAATGGGTGCAGTGGCTGCCCAGGAGGTGCTGAAG GCAATTTCCAGGAAGTTCATGCCCCTGGACCAGTGGCTGTACTTTGATGCCCTCGACTGCCTTCCAGAAGATGGCGAACCCCTTCCCAAACCAGAGGACTGTGCCCCG AGAGGTTGCCGCTATGATGGGCAAATTGCAGTGTTTGGGGCTGGTTTTCAGGAGAAGCTGAGCTGGCAGCACTACCTCCTG GTGGGTGCTGGTGCTATCGGCTGTGAGCTGCTCAAAAGTTTTGCCCTagtgggcctgggggctgggcccAGCGGGGGCGTGACTGTTGCCGACATGGACCACGTAGAGCACTCCAATCTCAGCCGTCAGTTCCTCTTCACAACCCAGGACATTGGT aggctgaaggcagaggtaGCTGCAGAGGCCACTCACCGCCTGAACTCAGACTTGCAGGTGACCCCACTCACCATGTTGCTGGATCCCACTACAGAGCATATCTTTGGGGACAACTTCTTCTCCCGTGTGGATGGCGTGGCTGCTGCCCTGGACAGTTTCCAGGCCC GGAAGTATGTGGCTGCTCGCTGTACCCACTATCTGAAGCCACTGCTGGAGGCTGGGACGCAGGGCACCATGGGCCATGCTTCAGTGTTCATGCCTCATGTGACTGAGGCCTACAGAGCCCCTACGTCGACTTTAGCTTCCGAAGAAGCTACCTACCCTGTCTGCACCCTGAGATACTTCCCCAGCAGAGTAGAACACACCGTGCAG TGGGCCCGGAACAAGTTTGAGGGGCTCTTCTGTCTGTCTGCTGAGACCATCAACCACAACCAGCA GGTGCTTACTTCTCTGGCAGAAACAGATGGGCCCCAGGTGCTGACTCTGCTGCAGGAGGTGCTGGGCATCCTGAGAGAGCGTCCACAGACCTGGCAAGACTGTGTGCTGTGGGCCCTTGGCCACTGGCAACTATGCTTCTGTTATAGCATTATGCAGCTGCTGAACCATTTCCCACCTGATAAA GTGCTGGAGGATGGAACTCTTTTCTGGTCAGGTCCCAAACAGTGTCCCCAGCCCTTGGAGTTTGATGCCAACCAA GACACACACCTCCTCTATGTGCTGGCAGCTGCTAACCTGTATGCCCAGATGCATGGGCTTCCTGGCTCACGGGACCAAACGGCACTCAGGGGACTACTGAAATTGCTGCCATTGCCTGTGCCCCAGCACTTGGCCCCCAATTCTCCTAATGACCTGAAGCTAGCTCCAGCTTCTGCTGAATATG GCCCTGAGCAATTAAAGAAACTGCAAGAAGTCCTAGAAGTCTGGAGCGGGAGCCCTCCCCTAAAGCCCCTGAAGTTTGAGAAG GACAATGATAGCAACTTCCATATGGACTTTGTGGCAGCAGCAGCAAGCCTGCGAGCTCAGAACTATGGGATCCTCCCTGCCAACCGCTCCCAG AGCAAGCGAATTGTGGGCAAGATTATCCCAGCCATTGCCACCACTACAGCAGCTGTGGCTGGCCTGGTGGGCCTAGAGCTATACAAGGTGGTGGGCAGGCCCCGGCCCCTCAGTGCCTTTCGCCACTGCTTCCTGCATCTGGCTGAAAACCGCTTCAACCGCTGGGTACCTTTTGCCCCAGCCATCCAGAAG ttcCATCACCTGACATGGACCTGTTGGGACCGTCTGAAGGTGCCTGCTGGGCAGCCAGAGAGGACCCTGAAATTATTGCTGGCCCATCTCCAG GAACAATTTGGGCTGAGGGTGAAGATGCTGCTGCATGGGAGGTCCCTGCTCTACTCAGCAGGATGGCCGCCTGAAAAGCAGGCGCAGCGCCTAGCCCTCAG GGTGACGGAATTGGTACAGCAGGTGACAGGCTGGATACCTAAGCCAGGGCAGCGGGTACTGGTGCTGGAGCTCAGCTGTGAGGGTGAAGATGAGGATACTACCTTCCCTCCCCTGCACTATGAGCTGTGA
- the INKA1 gene encoding PAK4-inhibitor INKA1 isoform X2, translated as MSGPLPTPPKPGPCVPLSHRLRASDALEENSVCCVEEEEEGVVIGDKGVVLRSPREHALDWDSGFSEVSGSTWREEELPILQHPSPPAWPPHRQRLSASGIPLPSRAPAASAPPAHRPRPKSTPDACLEHWQGLEAEDWTAALLNRGRSRQPLVLGDNCFADLVHNWMELPEAAGEGDNGGGPRARARPPQFLLGLSEQLRRQLARARRAAMAGKRLSCPPRPEPELPADVSRFAALMSCRSRQPIICNDVSYL; from the coding sequence ATGTCTGGGCCCCTTCCAACACCCCCCAAACCTGGCCCATGTGTTCCGCTCAGCCACCGGCTCAGGGCTTCAGATGCCTTGGAAGAGAATTCAGTCTGCTgtgtagaagaggaggaggaaggtgtaGTCATAGGAGACAAGGGTGTTGTCTTGAGGAGCCCCAGGGAACATGCCCTGGACTGGGACTCTGGCTTCTCTGAAGTGTCAGGCAGCACATGGAGAGAGGAAGAATTGCCTATACTCCAGCACCCATCACCCCCAGCATGGCCCCCACATAGACAACGCCTCTCAGCCAGTGGCATTCCCCTGCCCAGCAGAGCCCCTGCGGCCAGTGCACCACCTGCCCACCGGCCACGTCCCAAGTCTACCCCAGATGCCTGCCTGGAGCATTGGCAGGGGCTGGAAGCTGAGGACTGGACAGCAGCCCTGCTGAACAGAGGTCGCAGTCGCCAGCCCCTGGTGCTGGGGGACAACTGCTTTGCTGACTTGGTGCACAACTGGATGGAGCTGCCAGAGGCAGCGGGTGAGGGGGACAATGGTGGTGGGCCCCGTGCCCGTGCTCGTCCCCCTCAGTTCTTGCTTGGGCTCTCTGAGCAGCTGCGGCGCCAGCTGGCCAGGGCACGCCGGGCGGCTATGGCGGGAAAGCGACTGTCGTGCCCACCTCGCCCGGAACCGGAACTGCCTGCAGATGTCTCACGCTTTGCAGCCCTCATGAGCTGCCGCAGCCGCCAACCTATCATCTGCAATGATGTCAGCTACCTCTGA